The Chthoniobacterales bacterium nucleotide sequence GCGGTCGGCACGATGCTCGGCAACTTTCTGCTGCTCGGCTTCGCCGCCATATTGGCTCATCAAAGTGGAGAATTGGCTCTGGCTCATGGTGTTGAGTCATTTAGCAGCGCCTATGCCAGCGGCAGGCGCGACCGCAAAACGGGACGCTTCGTTGCGCGCCTGGCCACGAAAATTCACCACCTTCGACTGCCGGGACGGGCCTGCTTCAGTCGGAAGGATCCTCGACCGCAACGGCGACGGCAGATCCGCTCGCCACCCGCCGGGCGGAATGGCTCTGGGCAATCACGCGGACGAGCTCCGCGGGATCGACCGGCTTGGTGAGGTGGCGGTCGAAGCCGGCCTGCAACGCGAGATCGCGATCCTGCCCGCTCGCGCAGGCCGTCAACGCGATGACCGGCACGGCCCGACCGCCCCGCGGCGGCACGACCTCGCGCAATTTCTGGAGGAATTCATATCCGTCCATTCCGGGCATGGCGATGTCGCTCACCACCACGTCGGGGTGCAGATTCGACAAAACGGCGAGCGCGTCTTCCACCGAAGCGGCGGGAGTGACGGAGGCGCCGCACTTGGCCAGAGCAAGCCCGAGCAGCTCTCGCACACTTGGTTCGTCATCAACGACCATGACGTTCAGGCCGCGGAGATGTTCGGCCGGAAAGGGATCTTCGGTCCAGAAGTGGGCCGGATCGCTCTTGGCGGAGGGAAGGTTGCCGACAGCCAGGATCGGGAGTCGCACCGTAAAACGGCTCCCCTGATTCAGGCCCGCACTTTCGACCTCAATTTCTCCGCCGTGGAGCCGGACAAGCTGATGCGCAATGGCAAGCCCGAGGCCGAGCCCGCTTTGCCGGCGGGTGGAACGGTTGTCGCCCTGGCGAAACCGCTCGAAAATGTGCGGCAACAAGTCGGCGCCAATGCCCTGGCCCGTATCGGAAACAACAATAGTGGCGAACTCGCCTTGCTGGGTAACGCCGATGCGGACCTCGCCACCGCGAGGCGTAAATTTCACCGCGTTCGCGAGAAGGTTCAGCACCACCTGCTCCAGCCTCATCTTATCGGCGTGCACGAGCAGATCGTGCGACTCGACTTCGCTAATGAGCGCGACACCCTTCGCGTCGGCGGACGGCAGCACGTCATCGATCGCTTCGGTGACGATGCGCCAGACCTGCACAATGGCGCGATCCAGAGAAAGCTTCTGGTTTACGATTCGGGTGATATCGAGCACGTCCTCGATCAGCCGCGCCTGCGCTTCGGCATTGCGCGCGATGGCGTCGACCGCCTGCGCGCGTTCCTGTTCGCCCAGCACATGTTCCTGCATGAGACGGGTCCAGCCGAAGACGGCGTTCAACGGGGTGCGCAGTTCGTGCGAGACCAGGCCGAGAAATTCATCTTTCTGAATGTTCTCGCGGCTCATGGCGTCGTGCGCGGCCCGCAACGTCTGCTGCGTTTCTTTTTGTTCGTGGATATCGGTGCAGACCCCAAACCATTTCACGATTTCCCCATCGGGATTGCGATGAGGCAGCGCCCGCCGAAGAAACCAGCGATACTCGCCATCCGCGCGTTTCAGACGGAATTCGACCTCATGAGGAGCGCCCGCTTGGAGCGCTTCGGCCCAGGAAGTTTCCACCCTCTCGCGATCGTCCGGATGAATGATCTCGCGCCACGCCTCGCCGGTGGATTCCTCCGAAGGAAGGCCGGTATAGTCGTGGAACAGTTTGTTATAATGCTCGGAGGAGCCGTCCGGCCGAGCTACCCAGAGGATCTGGGGCAAGCCGTCCGCCATTTGGCGGAGAATCTCGAGTTCGTGGGGGAAACGTTCGCCGGTTATCTGATGTTTTCTCATTTTGTAGGGCGGTTCCCTCACAAGTCGCTAGTGTGCCCGGAACACCCATTTAGTGAGCAGGAATCATTCTTTTTGCGGAGGAGAATTTCCGTATCTTGCGGCGACTTTTTTGAGGAGAAAGGCTGGCGAAAATGTCAGCTGCCGGGGACTTTGGTAACGGTGCCGCTGCTCTCGGCTTTGGGCATCGGCGTGTCATTGCGCTCACGCGTTCCATCCCGATCATCCCCATCCTGATTTCGTCGCGCAATCTCAGTACTCTCCCGGAAAGACGAGGCACGGGCGCTGCTAATTCAGGAGCGCATGAGGCTTCTCCATCTCTTCATCGCTATTCTTTTGTTTGCTGCGGCCATTCTCAATCGCGCGGAAGCCGCGCCGTCGATTGTGGTCAGTGTTCCGGATCAAACGCTCGCCTTGATCGACCACGGCACGGTCACCGCGCGATTCCCGGTTTCGACGTCGAGATTCGGTGTTGGCGACAACCCGGGCAGCTATGCGACTCCGCTCGGTTCGCTTGAAATCGCCTCCAAGATCGGCGCCAACGCGCCTCTCGGCACGGTCTTTAAATCCCGGCGGCCGACCGGCGAAATCCTGCCGCCGAATGCGCGGGGCCGCGATCCGATCGTGACCCGGATTCTTTGGCTTCGCGGTTTGGAAAAGGGCAACGCCCGCGCCTATTCCCGCGCCATCTACATTCATGGCACACCTGTGGAAAACCTCATTGGACGCCCGGCCAGCTATGGTTGCATCCGGATGCGTTCGCGCGACGTCGCCCGGCTTTTTAGCGCGGTCAATGTCGGCACGAAGATCGACGTGTCGAACGCGCATCTTGGCCGCGCCCTGGCTCAGCACGCTTTGAGCAATTCTCAGCTTCCCCGGCTGGCCTCGAATTAGCCTGACTGCGTGGAGCCGGATTTGAGAGCGCTCGTTTGACGCGAAGGCGACTACGCGGTCTGCTTCGCCAGCTTGTCGGCGGCGCAAATCTCGCGCGCCAGGCCACGAGCCTCGTCTTCGAGCGATCCAACACTGAAGTCAGGACAAGTGCGGCGATCGGAGAGATATTCCTCGACGAAAGAATTCAGCCCGCCACTGCGCTCGCATTGCGCCACGTGGACCAATTGATGGAGAAGGAGCTCGCGGTTCTGCCAGCTGTCGGCCCGAATGATGATTCCGTGCCCAATGGCCACCGCCCGAGATGCGTCGGTGATGATTTGGGCACGGCGCGCGGTTTCGGCCAGTTCCTCATCCTCCGGCAATGAGATCCGGTCGACCACCAGCACGCGCACCCGGGAAGAATCCTGGACGCCGGCCAGCCGCGCATCGGCCATCTGCCGGGCGGTGAGAGGAAGTCCGTGTTTGAGGACGTAAGTTTCCTGGGCCTTGGCCCATTGGCAGGCGAGGGGCATTAAACGGTCGAATTTTTCCTGGTCGATCATGGGAACAAGGGGGAATTGCCCTCGGGTACAAGCATTTGGTATGCGAGCGCGACTCGGCGCCCGGCGGGGTACCCGCTTTTTTTCTAAAAAGTATGCTCGCCAAATCGCGAAATTTTCTTCACGATGTGCCGTGAGGAGGATTTCACGTATGAAAATTATCGGCACAATCAGTCTCGGCGTAATCGCAACTTTCGTTTTACTGCAACCAGCTCACGGACGAGGAGGCGGGCATGCTTCTTTTTCCGGCGGTCATTTCTCGGCCCCGGCGCATTTTTCCGGCGGCTATTCCAGAGGCTACGGGGGCGGCCGCTCCTACTATTCTCCGGGCGCACGATACTATTCCGGCGCGAGCTATCGCAGCCGGGGGTACTCCAGATCATCCTATCCGCGATATGCGAATCGGGTGAATGCTCAGAACGCGCGGTTTTATTCGGCCTCGGGCTCGCGCGTGGGCGCCACCCGAACGGTCGCCTATCGAACCAGGAACTATTCCGCCGCCCAGCTCTCGTCCGCGCGGACGGGCGCCACGCGCACGAACAGTTTCAATCAGGGCCGCATCGTGGGACGGCAGGGAGCCAATTGGCACCGGAACTGGGATCGGAGCCACGACCATAATTGGAACGGGCATCGGTGCCACTGGCACAACAACGCTTGGATCATTTACGATCCATGGCCGTATTGGTGGGGATACGGCTACTACCCGTACTATCCCTATTACTCCTACTATGACGACGGCTCGTACTACGACGAAAGCTATCCCACGGCCGAATACCCGCAGGAGCAACACCCGACGGAAGCCGTTTACGATTCTTCGCGGATAAGCGAGGTCCAATCCGCCCTCTCCCGGGAAGGATATTACAGTGGCGCGATTGATGGGAGGCTCAATGCCAACACGCGGGCAGCGCTCCGCAATTACCAGCGCGACCACCACCTGGCCGTGACGGGCGTTATCGACCGGAGGATTCTCGAAGGATTGCGGCTGCGATAATTCCGGCTGCGCATGTGCCAGCCGCACGGTCTCCGATCTGATGCGGTTCTCGCTCAAGAACGCGATTGCGATCGCGTTCCTGACGGCGCTGCTTTTGAAATACGGTCGTTAGGTCGAAGGAAACTAAGATCCAACATCTGTCACAAATGAAACGACTTCCGGTCCTTGTCCTGATCCTGACAACAGCAGGCGCAGCGCTCTGGTGCCGGGCGAGCGAGCCGAAGGGGTTTACCTTTCAGGACGCAACCTACGTTCATCGCTGGTCCCATGCCGACCAGCATGAGTTTACGCCGGAAGGGCAGGACAACCTCGATCAATTCGAGGACATGATCACCGTGAACGGATATCCGGACGTGCAGGATGGGGACGGTCTGGCCGCCGCGGCCAATGCGGTCCTGGAGAATTACAAGAAGGCCGAGGCCAAAATCCTCAGGACCGATTCCATTCCGCGGACTCCCAAACGGCCGGCGGAACATTTCATCGCGGCAGTTTTCGGCCGCCCGGAGTTTATCGAGGTGGCTTTCGCCCGGTTTAGAATGGTGGATGGAAAAGGATATTCCTTCGTCTATTCCCACCGCATCTACGGCGAGAAAATCGGGGATCAAATGAGCGAATGGCTAAGCGACCATGGCCCGAAAGTTGAGAAGGCGTTGATGGAATGGACTTCCATGCCATCCCCGGCCTTATCGCGCTAGGAACCTAACCGCGCACCGGACCCAGGGGTGCGGCCGCGGCCTAAATCGTCGTATCCGCGAGGTTGGATTTATATTTGGTGTTAGTCTGGCGGTCGTTGAGCTCGATGTAGACGTAGCTCGGCGGAATCACGCCTTCCTCCAAGGCAAACCAAATCTTGCCCAGGTCGGCCGGCGCGCTCAGGGCGCAAAAGCCGTAAAGCCGCTTTCCGGTGGAATCGAAGAAGTCCACCCAGGTGCGGGACGCATTAGTGTTGCTGCCGCAGGCCGGCAGATTCGGTGCGGCCGCAAACATGGCTGCGGGATAGTCGTTCTTATTCAACACGTCATAGCGATAACGAACCCAATTCTTCCCGTTCGCCGTGTAATGCTGTTGCTCGAGCAAATACAGAACTGGTTTGGGCGGGTTGTTGTTGGCGGGCGTACCTTGGATGGTCGGGACAGAGCCCGGCTCCTCCATCGGCACCGCCAGATCGCTATCAGTTGGTCTGGCTGCCGCGGGCGAGCTCTTACTGCTGGGGCTGGTCTTGTCTGCCGCAGTCGTCTTGGCCGCCGGGCTGGGGCTGGGAGTGGCAGCCCTAACCACCAGCGCTAAGACCAAACTCGACAAAAGGATGGCTATTGTCTTCGTTAGTTTCATGAGGGTCCTTTCTATGGGGAATGAAGAGGGGTTGGTTCTTCGGGTTCAAGGTCAGACTGGCCAGACCGAATGAAAGTTACAAGCACTCTTTTTTGTGCACCCGGGCATCTTTTCCGAACTCTTAGTAAGAGTGGTCGCCTCTTCCTGACCCTGACGGTTGCACTCGCGGCGCCGGTTCGTTTACAGGGGTTGGAACCGAGCTCGCGGGAGAAGGCAATCCGGGAGCTGGTCGAGAATAAGATTGATTCTGATGGACCGGGAGTGGCGGTTCTTGTTTCCCGGAACGGCGTTCCCTTGCACATGGCCGGTTATGGCCTGGCGGATGTAAAAGCGCGCCTTCCAATCACCGCGGATTCATTCTTTGACCTGGCCTCGGTTTCGAAACACATGACCGGTGTCGCGATCCTGACGCTCGTGGAAAAAGGAAAACTGATTCTCGAGCGGCCTGTCGCCGATTACCTGAAGGACTTCCGCGTGCCGATAAAGGGACGCGCTGTGACGGTAGCTGATTTGCTTCATCATATTTCCGGGTTAGCCGATTACACCAGCGACGATTGGGAAGGGAGCGACGAAGAATTCGCCACCCTCACCAATGAGGGTCATCTCAAATGGCTGAACGGGACCCAGCCTCGCCGCGCGCCGGGCGTGAAGTACGAATACAACAACTCGGAATACGCCTTGCTCGCCTTGATCGTTGAGCGGTTGAGCGGGCACAGCTTTGCGGAATATGTGCGCGATCATCTCTTTGGGCCGGCGGGCATGGAGCGCACGCTCGTTCTCGACGGCAAAACGAAGCTCCCCACCACGGCGGTCAAAGGCTACGAGACTAACAAAAAGGGGGACGTGAAACGGTCGTCATCCCCGACCGTGATCACGGGGGATGGCAGTGTTTATACATCGATTCGCGAACTCAGCTTGTGGGACAAGGCTTTGCGCAATCAAACCGTCATCACCCGGCGCTCCCAGGAGCTGGCCTGGACGAACGGACGCTATGACAATGGAAGGGAAATCAAGACCGAGAATGGCGATGGCTACGGTTTCGGCTGGGTCCTGGAGAAAAAACGGCGGATTGTTTCCCACAGTGGAAGCTGGGCCGGATCGGCGACCTATCTTCTTCTCGATCTCGAGAAAGGATTCACGGTGGCGGTTCTCAGCAACAACGGCGATCTGGACACAAGCGATCTCGCCGAAGAAATCCTGGCCTTGTTTGCCGGCGATTAGGAAGAAAATCGCCTAGGGCGCGGCCAGAGCAGCGTCCACGCTCGGGAAGAGGCGAAAATATTGATCGAGCCGGGCGCTTTCCAGGATCATCTGAACCGCTTCCTGGGCTCCGGCAAGCATAAAGACGCCGCCCTCGAGTTCGAGGCTTTGCATGGCGCCGATCAGGACCGCGATCCCGGAGCTATCAACGTATGGAACGCGCGACAAATCGACCACCAGGCGCTTTGGCTTTTCGTCGATAATGGCTCTCAGCGAAGTGCGCATCTCAGGCGAAACGTGGAGATCGATCGCGCCTTCGGGGGAGAAGATGTTGGCAGATTGGGATTCCGGCATGGTGGTTCGCGGATCATGCCACCCCGCGCGTTTGCCTGTCAACACAAGCTGCACCTTCGGCGCCCGAACGCAGAAAGCGCCAACCGGGCAATCCCGATTGGCGCTCTCGAAGTTGCAAAAAGCAGGCGTCCCCTGCGGATCAGGAAACGGGCTTGAGACTGTTAACGATCTTGCCGACTTCGGGCAGGTGTTCCTTTTCCTTCGCCGTCGTGACCCAGTAGGTCATGATAATGAGCTTATCCTTGATCGGGACGAACACGATGCTGACCGCGGCCGGACCATCTTCGTCCTTACCCTGAAAGAGCAACTCGGTCGCATCCAGATCGCCGATCTTGAATTTTTGTTCCTTCTTGGTCGAGTCGTCGAGCGTGACATTGTGCTTCTTGAGCATCTCAAACGTGTCGTCGATTTCCGCGCTCATCCCTTTTTCGCTCCCCACCGCCACGACGGAAAGGTAGACGGCGCTGTCCGCGCTCTGCCCATAGACGCCGGTGTCGGCTTCCTGCGGTTTCCAGGATTCGGGCATGTCGATTGAAGCGATGGCGAAGTCTTCGTTAGGCAGCTTGAAGATTTTGGCGTCGGCGGAGATCGCGCCAAGGGTGGCGATGACAAGGGTAGTGAAGATTAGTTTCATGATTTGATTTTTTGGTTGCGGCCAAAGAGATACCGCCGACCGCGATCGTCCGGCAAGAAGATACTTCGCCGCGCATCGAGAAATCGGCGGCAGACAATCAAACTCCTTGGCAGTTTTTCGCGCCGCGAGATATTGGAAAATTGAACGGCGTGACGGAGAGAGATTGGACCGGCGAACTGGAGCGGT carries:
- a CDS encoding L,D-transpeptidase, encoding MRLLHLFIAILLFAAAILNRAEAAPSIVVSVPDQTLALIDHGTVTARFPVSTSRFGVGDNPGSYATPLGSLEIASKIGANAPLGTVFKSRRPTGEILPPNARGRDPIVTRILWLRGLEKGNARAYSRAIYIHGTPVENLIGRPASYGCIRMRSRDVARLFSAVNVGTKIDVSNAHLGRALAQHALSNSQLPRLASN
- a CDS encoding peptidoglycan-binding domain-containing protein — translated: MNAQNARFYSASGSRVGATRTVAYRTRNYSAAQLSSARTGATRTNSFNQGRIVGRQGANWHRNWDRSHDHNWNGHRCHWHNNAWIIYDPWPYWWGYGYYPYYPYYSYYDDGSYYDESYPTAEYPQEQHPTEAVYDSSRISEVQSALSREGYYSGAIDGRLNANTRAALRNYQRDHHLAVTGVIDRRILEGLRLR
- a CDS encoding ATP-binding protein codes for the protein MRKHQITGERFPHELEILRQMADGLPQILWVARPDGSSEHYNKLFHDYTGLPSEESTGEAWREIIHPDDRERVETSWAEALQAGAPHEVEFRLKRADGEYRWFLRRALPHRNPDGEIVKWFGVCTDIHEQKETQQTLRAAHDAMSRENIQKDEFLGLVSHELRTPLNAVFGWTRLMQEHVLGEQERAQAVDAIARNAEAQARLIEDVLDITRIVNQKLSLDRAIVQVWRIVTEAIDDVLPSADAKGVALISEVESHDLLVHADKMRLEQVVLNLLANAVKFTPRGGEVRIGVTQQGEFATIVVSDTGQGIGADLLPHIFERFRQGDNRSTRRQSGLGLGLAIAHQLVRLHGGEIEVESAGLNQGSRFTVRLPILAVGNLPSAKSDPAHFWTEDPFPAEHLRGLNVMVVDDEPSVRELLGLALAKCGASVTPAASVEDALAVLSNLHPDVVVSDIAMPGMDGYEFLQKLREVVPPRGGRAVPVIALTACASGQDRDLALQAGFDRHLTKPVDPAELVRVIAQSHSARRVASGSAVAVAVEDPSD
- a CDS encoding STAS domain-containing protein, with protein sequence MPESQSANIFSPEGAIDLHVSPEMRTSLRAIIDEKPKRLVVDLSRVPYVDSSGIAVLIGAMQSLELEGGVFMLAGAQEAVQMILESARLDQYFRLFPSVDAALAAP
- a CDS encoding serine hydrolase domain-containing protein, which encodes MKVTSTLFCAPGHLFRTLSKSGRLFLTLTVALAAPVRLQGLEPSSREKAIRELVENKIDSDGPGVAVLVSRNGVPLHMAGYGLADVKARLPITADSFFDLASVSKHMTGVAILTLVEKGKLILERPVADYLKDFRVPIKGRAVTVADLLHHISGLADYTSDDWEGSDEEFATLTNEGHLKWLNGTQPRRAPGVKYEYNNSEYALLALIVERLSGHSFAEYVRDHLFGPAGMERTLVLDGKTKLPTTAVKGYETNKKGDVKRSSSPTVITGDGSVYTSIRELSLWDKALRNQTVITRRSQELAWTNGRYDNGREIKTENGDGYGFGWVLEKKRRIVSHSGSWAGSATYLLLDLEKGFTVAVLSNNGDLDTSDLAEEILALFAGD